Proteins encoded by one window of Carettochelys insculpta isolate YL-2023 chromosome 10, ASM3395843v1, whole genome shotgun sequence:
- the LOC142018350 gene encoding P2Y purinoceptor 3-like, which produces MEMLNKTVNSTSKAAACPLEENYKQILLPLTYSVVLVLGMLLNGTMLWLCCYHTKEWTCTTIYLVNLAVADLLYIFSLPLLIISYAMQDMWIFGDLLCKLVRFFFYNNLYGSILLLTCISIHRFLGICYPIRSLPYQTKKLAVTGTAISWILVFVQLLPSFIYARTGFINNHTVCYDLTSPDNFTNYYPYGMVLTVTGFLCPFLIILICYCLMIRSLIQTTGKTSVSSSTNRSKSIRTILLVCGLFAVCLAPFHLSRTFYLYVRVHRKADCPLLQGATLFYKIWRPLVGLNSCFSPILYFLSGQTNTITLLLELKLNKVAPLPRPEVKGKSSAPQGVPSLAVE; this is translated from the coding sequence atGGAGATGCTGAACAAAACTGTCAATAGTACATCAAAAGCAGCAGCGTGCCCCCTGGAAGAAAACTACAAGCAAATCTTACTCCCCTTGACATACAGCGTGGTGCTTGTGCTGGGGATGCTCCTAAATGGCACCATGCTGTGGCTATGCTGCTACCACACCAAGGAGTGGACATGCACCACCATCTACCTGGTGAACCTGGCTGTGGCTGATCTCCTGTACATcttctctctgcccctgctcATCATCAGTTACGCCATGCAGGACATGTGGATTTTTGGAGACCTGCTCTGCAAGCTGGTACGTTTCTTCTTTTACAACAATCTGTATGGCAGCATTTTGCTACTGACTTGCATAAGCATCCACCGCTTTCTGGGGATTTGCTACCCCATCCGCTCACTACCTTATCAGACCAAGAAACTAGCTGTTACTGGCACTGCTATATCCTGGATACTGGTGTTTGTGCAGCTCTTGCCCAGCTTCATTTATGCTCGCACTGGCTTCATCAATAACCATACAGTCTGCTATGATCTGACTAGCCCTGATAACTTCACAAACTATTACCCCTATGGTATGGTTCTAACAGTGACTGGTTTCCTCTGTCCTTTTCTGATCATTTTAATCTGCTACTGTTTGATGATCAGAAGCTTGATTCAAACTACTGGTAAGACCAGTGTCTCAAGCAGCACTAACCGGTCTAAATCAATCCGGACCATCTTGCTAGTCTGTGGGCTTTTTGCAGTCTGCTTAGCTCCTTTCCATCTCTCCCGTACGTTTTACCTCTACGTCCGGGTCCATCGGAAAGCTGACTGTCCTCTCTTACAAGGAGCTACCTTATTTTACAAGATTTGGAGGCCACTAGTGGGTCTTAATAGTTGCTTTTCCCCAATCTtgtattttctttctggccaaaCCAACACAATTACACTCCTTCTGGAACTAAAGTTAAATAAAGTGGCTCCCCTTCCTAGGCCTGAGGTTAAGGGCAAGTCAAGTGCGCCCCAGGGGGTGCCTTCCCTTGCTGTGGAATGA